ttcattttttaaaaaagtaaacaatGTAACTACACTAACAATAACTATTCCTTAGACAATGAATGATCCTAATTCTCATTAGAATCAAATGAAATTCAGAAGTTTCTGTTTAATTGTATACGATTGTAATCAAATGTCACTGAAGTTCATATCACAGACTTTGCATTTTCATTCAGTTACTGTCCTACATAGTGAAATGTGTGTCAGAATACTATAGTGTAACATCTTAATATATAATCACTCACCAATAAACAATTTTAGGGTTAAGTTTACATCTGATTAAACTGCCGTagtttagactgtgtttcagtTACGTGTTGAACacagaaaggaaaaaaatctCTTCCAAATAAAGTCTAATAACTTAGGATTCATAGAAAAGACTGGATGATAAAAGGATAACTaaagtgcaaaaaatataaatatttaatacttTTACTGATCACTTTAAATGTTTTTCACTGGGTACAAACACTATCAAATGTCAGATAAGAAATTACCCAAAAAGTGATATAATATGTGGTCAAAGGTTTTTCTACTCACTAATTTACATTTATTTCCTCATGCAATCATTTCCAGTAATGTACAATAATCCTGtttaatgtgaattatgtgcaataagtttgCACAATAATCTTCTGCAGTTTCGGCAAAATCTTCTGctcttgcaataacaatgcaatatttattcaatatttattcaaacataaacagtgttttatagacttgttcatagatatatatactgttaatattgtgtctatttatattttctgtctatttttctttattctacctttagttctattcttattttaatgcttaggtttttttaaaattttatattgtTGCACTGATTGGAGTAActttcctaatttcattgcacacacaatgacaataaaagctattctgtttacatttacattgttACGTTTACACAACGATTTCACTCATTTAGGCTTGCGTTAAATGGTTTAAATCATCTGTGTTTCCTGAACAATCAATAATTAACAGTTCGCTATAGTAAGGTTAATTTTCACATAAACCCACTTAAACTCCTAACACATAAAACAGACTCTAAATATAAGTAAACTGTGAAAGACAATGATTGCATGAGAATTAAACACATAAAACTGGTCACATTATAAAACAACTCCAGTTAGATACTTTTTAGTGACAGTATCTGAAAGAGGCTGTTGTGGTACTAAAATatagacagaagaagaagacataGGCTCTTAAAATGGAACATCCTTCACAGTGTCTTCACATCTGTCACTCACCTCCTGTGATGTGAACCCTGCTTAAACTGGAGCTGCTGACTATTTATCAGCTCAAACACGTCTCTTAGAGTTCAGTGACATCATTGAAGTTGCATCAGTTTTTCTCTGAGGATTTGTCGATCATCAATGTTGATATGTttatctttctcttttctttttgtttttggtttaaaggagggatatttttgctctttttaaatggaattacttattttaaaacatttcactgtggtctacataaactgcaaatgctatgcttgggtctaaattcttcattaattaaactccacaagCCCATCTCCAaccttgcactgcaaaaatcaaaatgttaccaagtatatttttctcatttctagtcaaaatatctcatcacactttaaataagacataatcacctaaagggtgacttttaagtgagatataagaacttatttttagacaatagatcttgaaaatcttatttcaaaaaatcttacaaagataattttcacttgttccattggcagatttctttgcgtaattccagatttttttttcattattcaagcaaaaaaaaatctgccagtggaacaagtgaagcTTAAGATGACCTTTCTGCCAACACTTATCCAGGATGTTTTTAGGCATAAAGTTGAGATGGTAACCATGGCAGGAACTAcagcatattgaaaaaaaaaaaagaggcgtaAATCTGTACATCTAAAAATGGGGTTCTAGGGGTACTCTGCATTGAAATGTGGTGAGTTGGGGGTCAAAATGTGTAGGCAAATGGACAGATATTGAGTACAAACAGTATAAACAACCATATTTATGAAACCAGATCAGCTTTATTATGAGCAGCTTAGTGTATATGTCAAAGTTCTTTACATATGAAGCATTAAAAGGTGGGTTTTAtagtgttttttggtgtaatagCTTTTAAAATACCAAAGCATGAGCACAAAAAACATGTAGTGATGATTAAAAGAATTACTGATAATGATTATTGAATTATTAAACAAAAATGCAGACAGAATCAACACAAAGCAAATAATTCCTGCTGTCTCAGCAAGACAGAGGCtgggtaacttttttttttctttttttaatttcaatgacAAAGATAAGCTGATTGGataaaaatataaagataaaGATTATCACCAGTGCATTGCATTTTCATTAAAGACAGCTTATGTTTCCCCTTGAAACAGAGGACCACTGGCACCTTGGAAAATCAAAATATTTGAAGAACGCTTTAAGTAGCTGCTATGAGGCAATGGAGGGCCTTAAACTACAACGACAAATATTCCTACCATGGTCACAAAAATCCATCTTTCCAGCAACCCAAAAGCTAAATAGAAGTGGTAAATCAATTAGCTAATATTATCATTACTTTTATATTACATTACCATTATCCAActacatctttaaccctttcatgcatgaattatgaggaccttagtcaagatatttttcctgagtgtttttattcctctttaggcatgtaaaaaaaataatgtgattgagttttttttgtttgtttttgtgttttttttaaggagttacaaatatgtccactcagctggacaccatgcatttaatttttgaagcaaagaaacatgtatttaaaaccttatatcagaaagtgatatggaaaactatgcgataaaaacattttgaatgctgctaatcagatgttttctcacattttaacataccttaaaacaaattattactcacttcatggagataaaatgcaaaaaaaaaaaaaaaaaaaaaaaaaacaaacaaaaaaaacctttttgcttaaaaacaacaacaactggtaattacagtctaataacaattagcaactggttTCCACTCAAACTTGTTagcacagatcaggtttatcaagaacagctaagttacagtaatggtatgaatgtcagtgtattattatgggatggtgcataagtgtccactgtgttggctgatatggaattaaaacacaaaacccatgaatatacaagagaacagctgtagaaaaactgtccactggagtgaccactatgcatgaaagggttaaagtggtcaGTGACATATTGCCACAGAACAAAGTGAATGCTTTCTTTGACTTCTAGCATGTATTGCTGAACCACAATTTTGTTTCTCAGATGAGATTATTTACACTTATTTGATATGTAAAACATTCTTAATGGTCTGTCTGACTGCTTTTATCTGTACGCCGTATGTCATTGCATTCACAATCGGCATAGTAGCGTGTCCCAGAATAGGCACCATCTTCCTGTAGTCGGACAAATGAGGGAATCTGTGTAGGATAATAATGATGAAGGCCATCACCAGCAGGAGGAGGCACGCAGCCAGGTGGGAAGCACAGGTCTGCAGCGCTTTCCTGTTCAGAGCTTTGTTTTTCCTGCGCATACACACTGCCACGATTTTCAGGTAGGTGAGTGTGATGCTGCCGATGGAAGAGCCGAGCAGGAGGATGGTGTACGTAAGACCATAGATGTTGTTGATGAGGACACTTTCACAGGAAAGACTGAATAAGGAAGCATTATCACAGAACAGGTTGGGGAGGGTCCTCCTGCAGCGTGAAAGGCGAATGGTGAGGCCCAGGAGGATGGCCACCATCACTAAAGCAGACCCCCACGCTGCCACTGACAGCTTCACCACCATCCTGTTGGTCATAATGGAGGCGTAGCGTAGAGGGTTACAGATGGCCACGTATCGGTCAAAGGCCATGATCGTGAGCACAGTGTAAGATGCAGTCCCATGGAAGTGGGCGCAAAAAGCCTGAGCCACGCAGTTTATGTAGTAAATGTGTCGCTTTGACGGCGAGATAATAATATCTTTGAGTATATGAGGGATTATTACTGTGGCTCCAAATGCATGGTTAATCATGAGGTTACAGAAGAGCAGGTACATGGGCTGATGGAGGCTCCTGCTCCTGAAGATCAGCACCACCAGGCCCATGTTGGAAACCATGACGATGATgtagacgaggaggaggaggatgaaggcgGGGGTGGACGACTGGGGGGTGACCTTTAACCCCGCCAGGATAAGGAGGTCCAAATTTAAAGTCAGATTTTCCATGTATTATCGGTCATTGTTTGAACCTGCTTCACAAAATTAGAGATTCATTCAGATTACAAAACACATTAATTAAAGAACATTATAGGGAAATTATCATTAGTATACCTGAAATGTTAGTAAATAATAGATAGAAAATATTGACAGAAAAGTTATCCATTACCATAGTGGAAGTGGAGTTTGTGTAGAGGCATACAAAGTTAATATTTATCACCTAATTAGAGTGTTATGATGAATGAAAAACTTTTAGTAGAAGTGAAAAGAACTAGTTTGAAAGTACTAAATAAAAATTGCaacaaaacaataaactaaagtaaaacaaaatataacagcAAGTAAAATAAGCTTAATGGTTTGTGGTGGATAAGAATAAAGTGGCTTTTcttaaataaacaataatttaaCAAATCATATCTGATTTCATGTATTACTCCCAATGACACTTTTTTCTTCTACAAATCAAGGCTTTAATCATAATACCGAAGAAATACCAACTAAAACTACTTATGCACGTtcaaaaaccaaactaaaagacaGAAAGACGGTGTTTCAGTAGAAATCACAATGGAAGATCCCCACTCTAGTGTCTGCACATTATCAAAGGTAATATGCAGTGTGGAAAAATATATTGAGGTGGAAACGGTGGAAGAAATCTTTCCTTTAAGACCATCACAAAGGCAATACTAAATCCAATGTATAATGGATGAAATAGATCCAGTTATATCAGTGAGTCATTATCTGTCTTGTTTGTTGCAGTTTGAAAAGCATTAAAAATGAATGTCTAAAAAAATATTTGTCAGCAttaataaatcaacaaacaaacgTCTTCAACTGAACTAATAATGATTAAATGATAAACTAGACTCTAGACTACACTGATAGTAATAGATATTCGACATCTGCTTGGACAAACAGACCTACACTCAAACATACAAGAACATCGTGAAGGTATAAAACTGAAGGACTGTAGCTGCAAAGTCACTAACAAGTTACTTACTAAGACaaacaacaacattaacaatAAAGCATGATTAATTAAGTCAACGTTAAATCAACAACAGTTTGATATTTCTGTAAAAACTGTGACAAAATCTGTGTGAATATTAAACAGCTGAAACATGACCCACCCCCATCACACACCAGCATCGGCACACACACTTTTATTCACTCCATCTTTGGACGTCAACAGCAGCATCACATGTTGACTGGTCAACCATTGCTAGGCAACCAGAGATACTGTCTCAGCATCCTTCATCATGTATGTGCTGCCTCACTGTGTTTTTATAATTGCAGCTGAATGATAATGTCGACTTCAGAAAAAGCTGTGAATATTCTGTTTAAAAAGCATAAAGCACCACCACAGATGCAGAGGTGGTTCTGATATGATCAACTGAACCAGGCTGTCAAAGTGTGCCAAGATTAAAACAGGTGCAATGTTATGGTTGAAATGACCATATCAGCCTAGACAATAGCATttattatatttaacctttcttaagtgatttttaaccatttattgtcatattatcttctttattttgagttttttcattataaataatgtatttttctatatttaattttccgatcatgtagatgttaataatgctcagagtaaagttgagggttattatatcagaaacagagaaaactgaagaaaaagtggaatttttcagcaaatatatcaataagggCACATAAacgaagtgtgtccatccattttcattgatccaactctatgaggGGCTATATGGGACATAATTCAGAATTAACATTCACACACGCATGTGAAATGTActcacacacacgtgaaaacacacacatacacgtatgaAATGCTGCTTTCCTCCAACGAAAAGAGGAGTAGATAACTGAAGTTGATAAGATCAGTTGGATCTCAAATAATGAATGCAGCTCAGTGTAGGCTAGCGgcagtagctaatgttagctactaGTACTAGTGCTAAACGTTAGCTTATATAACGTTACCTGTCTATATGTAACTTTAAagcaaaagtgtgtgtgtgtttgtgtatgtgtgttttgttagTTACGTTGTCAACTAACCATATGGTACTTATTCCATATAGCTAATTAAATGCTAACGTAACTTTATTGCTAACACCCTTAAGTTCGCTAGCTACTCAATCTCACTAATGCTAATCGCTTAAACTAGCTCTTACAACTAACTCAATTATAAGACTTTGTTTAATGCCAGGTGGAAGTCTGAAAGTTCAGCGGTCAATGAAAAAGAGGAGCTACGAGGTTGAAGTGAGAGCAAGTAGCTTGGTAACGTTAGCGTTTAATTAGCTATATTAGAATAAGTACCATGTGGTTAGTTGACAACATAACTGAcacacataattttactttaaaGTTACATATAGACAGGTAACGTTATATAAGCTAACATTACTATGGAGCCtccaaacatccaaatgggtcatatctgatgaccatgaaaaagaaggaaaaactgcattttacaccaattatttacatgtattagtaggTTTAGTAgttgagaagttattaaacattttaaatcagtagatggttttggtcgctggtgggtgttcgggtctttgtttttttttttggtgatttagtgatttattccaaacatgcaatgaaaattaacatatatgcacttgcaaaacatacataataatacaaatatcaagaatcataacaatcttagttaGAAGAAAAGCACAGTAGTTCCATTTATATgcccgaaaaggagtgggaagaagtataacttatttaatcccaccccctctccctacagtattattaataatatatgtccctcttccttttatatTACTcttccatatttatatatctattcacacatacacacacactcattcattcatatacacatatatacgtttgtacatatgcacacatacaaatacacatataatcttttaccaatgcctttcttagttgtgctggtgaataaataaataataacttactcaaggaaggaaatatatacataaacaacagtgaacatatggtgacaattaataaccctcttccctatatcttgtgcaaaacatgttcttataagtgtttttgaattgtcttatgtttgaacattaacaTTAAAGTCATCATCAATATAACATGCAGCAAAATAAAGTATATGACATTTTTATCAACATGAATAAGGAAGTGAAAACACTGTAGACTTGcaggagatgacggtgtttccatgttcactaaggagcgtttgaatgtccaaatgggtcatatctgatgaccatgaaaagatgacaaactgcattttacaccaattatttacatgtattagtaggTTTAGTAgttgagaagttattaaacattttaaatcagtagatggttttggtcgttggtggctgtttgggtctttatgggttaaagtcatcaATATAACTTGCAGCAAAATGAAGTATATGACATTTTATCAACATGAATAAGAAAGTGAAAACAgacttgtagaagatgacggggtttcTATGTTCACTAAGGAGcgtttgaacgtccaaatgggtcatatctgatgaccatgaaaagatgaaaaactgtattttccatCATTATTTGCattgattgataggattagtggctcacacagtttatatcagtgaatgattttggtcactggtggatatttgggtctttatgggttaaaacagtggGGTATTCAGTTTTAGTACTAACTTCTATAAGTAAGTTTCTGAGATCTGATAGTGGATTTCTGACAGTTTAGATTTTAGGTCAAACTGACCCAATTTGGGGCCCATCGATACAAAGAGTTCAGATTAATGACAGGTTTGAGTCTATCATGCTTAACACAAGGGGTTAATG
The Sphaeramia orbicularis chromosome 14, fSphaOr1.1, whole genome shotgun sequence DNA segment above includes these coding regions:
- the LOC115432432 gene encoding putative gustatory receptor clone PTE03, giving the protein MENLTLNLDLLILAGLKVTPQSSTPAFILLLLVYIIVMVSNMGLVVLIFRSRSLHQPMYLLFCNLMINHAFGATVIIPHILKDIIISPSKRHIYYINCVAQAFCAHFHGTASYTVLTIMAFDRYVAICNPLRYASIMTNRMVVKLSVAAWGSALVMVAILLGLTIRLSRCRRTLPNLFCDNASLFSLSCESVLINNIYGLTYTILLLGSSIGSITLTYLKIVAVCMRRKNKALNRKALQTCASHLAACLLLLVMAFIIIILHRFPHLSDYRKMVPILGHATMPIVNAMTYGVQIKAVRQTIKNVLHIK